The genome window AGGGCGTTCACGCCTTTGATCGACAGCAACGGCCCCTCGAAGGTGGACATGCCGTAGAAGGTGATGCCGACGACGAAGAACTTCAGGATCGGGTCCTCGGCGACGCGGTTCCACGCGCCGCGCAGCGTCAGCAGGCCGTTGATCATTCCGCCCCACGAGGGCATCCACAGCATGACCGAGAAGAGCATGCCGAGCGTCGACGCCCATCCGGGAAGCGCGGTGTAGTGGAGGTGGTGCGGACCCGCCCAGATGTAAATGAAGACCAGCGACCAGAAATGCAGGATCGAGAGGCGGTACGAGAAGACGGGCCGATTCGCGGCCTTGGGCAGGAAGTAGTACATGAGGCCGAGGAACGGCGTCGTCAGGAAGAACGCGACGGCGTTGTGCCCATACCACCACTGCATGAAGGCGTCCTGGACGCCCGCGTAGACCGAGTAGCTCTTGAACCAACCGGCGGGGACCTCGAGGCTGTTAAAGATGTGCAGCACGGCGATGGCGATGATCGTGGCGATGTAGAACCAGATCGCCACGTACATGTGCCGCTCGCGACGCCTGGCCAGCGTGCCGAAGAAGTTCACCGCGAAGACGACCCAGACCACCGCGATGGCGATGTCGATCGGCCACTCAAGTTCGGCGTACTCCTTGGAGGTCGTGACGCCCGAGACGAGCGTCAGCGCGGCGGGGACGATGATCGCCTGCCAGCCCCAGAAATGGATGCGCGACAGACCGTCGGAGAACATCCGCGCCTTGAGCAGGCGCTGTGTCGAGTAGTAGATCGCCGTGAAGATGGCGTTGCCCGCGAACGCGAAGATGACCGCGTTGGTATGCAGCGGTCGAAGCCGTCCGAAGGTCAGGAACGAGAGCTTGAAATTGAAGATCGGATTCGTAAGCTGCAGGGCGACCAACAGGCCGACGAGCATGCCCACGACACCCCAGAAGACCGTCGCGATCAGGAACTTTCGAACGATATCGTCGTCGTAGCTGAACCTCTCCATTCGCTCCATCGCACACCTCCTCACACCGCGGCGCTGACACCCAAATGCGGCCCCCAGGGGACCGCTCCCTTAGAATACATCGAGGTCCGGAAACATCTGGAACGAATTTATAGCGATTTCCCTACGCCACGGGAAGGGGGCGCATGACCCGCATCAGTAATCATATTCACGAAACCGTGCATTGACCCCGAGAAAGGATCAACGCCTCGTAGAGCGCCGGCCGAAGGTCACCCGCAGATTCCGCCGCTCCCGTCGTCGTCATCGTCGTCGTCGCCCGATACGCCCGACACCACGCTGACTCCGCAGCTCTGCGTCATGCAGGCTCGGAAGGCATCGCAGTCGCTCACCGCTTCGTGGTTGGAGCACGCGAAAATGCACTCCCACGGTCCCTGCCCCGCTTCGCACAGGTCGTACGCGCTTTCCGGCGAAATGGTGTCGGAACCGTTCACGATCTCGAAATCGCACGAGCCGTAGAGGACGTTGAGCAAATCGGCGCACGAACCGATGTTGCCGAGATTTTCTCCGTCGTCGTTCGCGCCGCCGTCATCGTCGCCGTCGTCGTCGTCCGGATACCAGTCGTCGTCGTCTCCGCCATCGTCGTCGTCATCATCGTCGTCATCGTCATCCGTGTCGTCATCCTGCGACGGCCCCGAACCGTAGATGTGGATGATTCCGTTTTCGTCGTCGGGCTCCAGACTGCGCTTGTAGGTCTCCCCTGGCCCCGCGTACCCGTACATCGTCTTCTGCGCATCGGACCCGCTGTAGAGGTCGAGCAGCACGAGAAAGTGGCCCAGCTCGTGCGTGGCGATATTCTGCGTGTCCATCTGCCAACCGCCTGGATTGCCCGACGACGACCAGTCGTAGCTGTTAAGAAACGCCAGATCGCACTCGACCACCTCGTTGCCGCTGCCCCAAATGGCCGTGTACGCGATCGCGTTGCCTTCCACGTCGTTCGACCACATGACCTCGTTCTGATAGTTCTGCGTGACCTGCGTGCGACTGTTCGAACCCGAATCGATGAACTTGAAATTCGCGGGCACGGCGTTCCAGGTGGAAAACGCCTCGCGCACCGCATCGCCCTCGTCCGAACCGTCCGGGTCATTCTCGTTGATCGACACGTCCACGCTGTCGTCGTACCAATGTAGGCCATCGTAGCCGAAACGCTCACCCGTCTTCATCACGAACGCCTCGAGCGTGCTGACCGGATGGAATCCCGCGACGGGATCGACGTAGGGCTCCACACCGGCCGCGATCATGCGGATCGACGAGATGTAGTCTTCGGCCTCGACGCCGCTCTCGAAGACGAACCCCTCACGGATGGTCGCCTTGCCCTGCAAGCCGCCGTGAATCGCGTGGCCCGTCTCGTCGAGGAACACGACCACGTCTTCGCCGATCTCGAGATTCGGCTGGCCGGTGACGATGTTGAACGCATCGCC of Deltaproteobacteria bacterium contains these proteins:
- a CDS encoding matrixin family metalloprotease, which gives rise to MFVSRGLGRSALIAALLGLFSSVAFAASVVPLSGEELVAGADRVVRARVASESVTVNAETGLFTTTFRLAVTEDIVGAGEPVAEVAIRGGVIGDAFNIVTGQPNLEIGEDVVVFLDETGHAIHGGLQGKATIREGFVFESGVEAEDYISSIRMIAAGVEPYVDPVAGFHPVSTLEAFVMKTGERFGYDGLHWYDDSVDVSINENDPDGSDEGDAVREAFSTWNAVPANFKFIDSGSNSRTQVTQNYQNEVMWSNDVEGNAIAYTAIWGSGNEVVECDLAFLNSYDWSSSGNPGGWQMDTQNIATHELGHFLVLLDLYSGSDAQKTMYGYAGPGETYKRSLEPDDENGIIHIYGSGPSQDDDTDDDDDDDDDDDGGDDDDWYPDDDDGDDDGGANDDGENLGNIGSCADLLNVLYGSCDFEIVNGSDTISPESAYDLCEAGQGPWECIFACSNHEAVSDCDAFRACMTQSCGVSVVSGVSGDDDDDDDGSGGICG